From the Treponema pectinovorum genome, one window contains:
- a CDS encoding MotA/TolQ/ExbB proton channel family protein — translation MLNLLKSGGILMIPIVLCGIAATYIIIERCVYFSMLKKNDSILKNNLKDALIKKDYSAADAFCTACGTPLAQVVKKAISMRNLEESYLKEIIETEVEAVIPQYEHSLTLLGTIANISTLLGLFGTVTGNIKAFGVLGAGAAMGNPAVLAGAIAEALVTTAAGLFVAIPSMIFSNYFTRRVNKEITLLQSYSTEILLRLTGHLN, via the coding sequence ATGTTAAATTTATTAAAATCTGGCGGAATTTTGATGATTCCGATTGTTCTATGCGGAATTGCAGCGACTTATATAATAATTGAGCGCTGTGTTTATTTTTCGATGCTCAAAAAAAACGATTCTATCTTAAAGAATAATCTAAAAGATGCACTGATTAAAAAAGATTATTCTGCGGCAGACGCATTTTGCACCGCTTGTGGAACTCCGCTCGCTCAAGTTGTAAAAAAAGCAATTTCTATGAGGAATTTGGAAGAATCGTATTTAAAAGAAATAATAGAAACAGAAGTTGAAGCGGTCATTCCGCAATATGAGCATTCGCTTACGCTCTTGGGAACTATTGCAAATATTTCTACTTTGCTCGGACTTTTTGGAACTGTAACCGGCAACATAAAAGCGTTTGGAGTTTTGGGCGCTGGTGCTGCAATGGGAAATCCTGCTGTTCTTGCAGGGGCGATTGCAGAAGCGCTGGTAACTACAGCGGCAGGACTTTTTGTGGCGATTCCGTCGATGATTTTTTCAAACTATTTTACGCGAAGGGTGAATAAAGAGATAACTTTGCTCCAATCTTATTCTACAGAAATTTTATTAAGGCTTACAGGACATTTAAACTGA
- a CDS encoding ExbD/TolR family protein, which yields MKIIRKRGMNAVSDLTAMIDIVFQLILFFLVSTTFAVLPGINVNLPQSSTAQAESIGGITITAGENGELFFNEEKVSMQTLDDKLKKFDTEGKNREEYPITLEADEKVTNGTIVKIFDVLRKNGFVAVNLRTTE from the coding sequence ATGAAAATTATACGAAAGCGGGGAATGAATGCAGTTTCTGATTTAACTGCGATGATAGATATTGTTTTTCAGCTGATACTTTTTTTTCTTGTTTCTACGACTTTTGCGGTCTTGCCAGGCATAAATGTAAATCTTCCACAAAGTTCTACAGCACAGGCAGAAAGCATTGGCGGAATTACGATTACGGCAGGCGAAAACGGAGAACTTTTTTTTAATGAAGAAAAGGTTTCGATGCAAACTTTGGACGATAAATTAAAAAAGTTTGATACAGAAGGAAAAAATCGCGAAGAGTATCCGATAACTCTGGAAGCCGACGAAAAAGTTACAAATGGAACTATCGTAAAAATTTTTGATGTTTTGCGAAAAAATGGTTTTGTCGCCGTAAATTTGAGGACAACCGAATAA
- a CDS encoding HAD family hydrolase has protein sequence MLDGISVIAFDIDGTLYSSFGFYVKIIPYFLKNLKFYIKYNKVRKILHKTAPLPDFYEFQARLLAELLKCPVEEAKEKIQKIVYDGMKPYFKKTKPFAYVEETFSRLKNAGFKIAILSDFPPEQKGEMWGLIPYCDAILGSEACGALKPSIYPFGILAHTLGVKTGNILYVGNSIKYDVKGAKNAGLKTAYIMPFWRKLLNLPYKLADINFSNYRQLADIVLKCPQ, from the coding sequence ATGTTGGACGGCATAAGTGTAATTGCGTTTGATATAGATGGAACTTTGTACTCGTCTTTTGGATTTTATGTAAAAATAATTCCGTATTTTCTGAAAAATTTAAAATTCTACATAAAGTATAACAAGGTTCGAAAAATCCTGCACAAAACCGCTCCTCTTCCTGATTTTTATGAATTTCAGGCACGGCTTCTGGCTGAACTTTTAAAATGTCCTGTTGAAGAGGCAAAAGAGAAAATTCAAAAAATTGTTTATGACGGAATGAAGCCGTATTTTAAAAAGACAAAACCTTTTGCGTATGTTGAAGAAACTTTTTCACGATTGAAAAATGCAGGATTTAAAATTGCAATCCTCTCGGATTTTCCGCCGGAACAAAAAGGCGAAATGTGGGGCTTGATTCCGTATTGCGATGCAATTTTGGGGTCAGAAGCTTGTGGCGCTTTAAAACCTTCGATTTATCCGTTTGGAATTCTTGCCCATACGCTTGGCGTAAAAACTGGGAATATTTTGTATGTTGGGAATTCTATAAAGTACGATGTAAAAGGGGCAAAAAATGCGGGATTAAAAACCGCTTACATAATGCCGTTTTGGAGAAAGTTGCTGAATCTCCCATACAAACTTGCTGACATCAATTTTTCAAACTATCGTCAACTGGCAGATATTGTGTTAAAATGTCCTCAATAA